One segment of Rosa chinensis cultivar Old Blush chromosome 6, RchiOBHm-V2, whole genome shotgun sequence DNA contains the following:
- the LOC112171662 gene encoding LOW QUALITY PROTEIN: keratin, type II cytoskeletal 1-like (The sequence of the model RefSeq protein was modified relative to this genomic sequence to represent the inferred CDS: deleted 1 base in 1 codon; substituted 1 base at 1 genomic stop codon) — TLIASAKQHLLDDPNYTKKKLQFDHVWPILKDAEKWTDNGRSSTKPRQKNYSSEGYESTSRTSQSSGTLPFDVDLNADEDEQELFSDELASPHRPIGVKKAKLKRKELNEKTKIAQQVKESNQELKKLLEKSLLERNAFSSKHEECASQKLAIQRQHEESKIMLTSLDSITYPEGRDYLEXKKTEIIERRARESQLQQSPTTFGYGNFGYGQHYGGGSGGYGQHYGGTAGYGEIPHYGGSGGSGTSGAHAGVQQFCGSSGSNTHGGYGGMQNMEEVMIVYWNTNCGD; from the exons ACACTGATTGCTTCAGCAAAACAGCATCTACTAGATGATCCTAACTATACAAAGAAGAAGCTTCAATTTGATCATGTGTGGCCTATTCTCAAGGATGCTGAAAAATGGACCGATAATGGTAGAAGTTCAACTAAACCACGACAAAAAAATTACTCAAGTGAAGGATATGAATCAACGTCTCGCACATCACAATCGTCAGGTACATTACCATTTGATGTCGATTTGAATGCAGATGAAGACGAACAAGAGCTGTTTAGTGATGAACTTGCCTCACCTCATCGGCCTATTGGTGTAAAGAAAGCAAAGctgaaaaggaaagagttgaatGAGAAGACTAAGATTGCTCAACAAGTGAAAGAATCCAACCAAGAACTGAAGAAGTTACTTGAAAAAAGCTTGTTGGAGAGAAATGCTTTTTCCTCTAAGCATGAGGAATGTGCATCTCAAAAATTAGCTATTCAACGTCAACATGAGGAGAGCAAGATCATGCTTACTagtttggattcaattacatatCCAGAAGGACGTGATTACTTA GAatgaaaaaaaactgaaataatAGAGAGAAGAGCTCGTGAGTCCCAACTACAACAATCACCTACAACATTTGGCTATGGTAATTTTGGATATGGACAACACTATGGAGGAGGAAGTGGTGGATATGGACAGCATTATGGAGGAACAGCTGGATATGGTGAAATTCCTCATTATGGAGGAAGTGGTGGATCTGGAACAAGTGGTGCACATGCAGGAGTGCAGCAATTCTGTGGTAGCAGTGGATCCAATACACATGGTGGATATGGAGGAATGCAGAACATGGAGGAAGTAATGATAGTCTACTGGAATACTAACTGTGGTGATTAa
- the LOC112172206 gene encoding PHD finger protein EHD3 isoform X1, whose protein sequence is MVIAWSSLGRLNVPRMKPMVLNLRYVMMLPRAAPQGQVRVFGLTRGGGVRGGVGTANHRKMGELMGNLGVKWWTRYPLWFSSSLPKYVCIFSHQPVLDFLKRLKQPVGPVIHNTSSEQVHLRINSSDDCSGRQWRNAVLEHMCQSISDDEGGVQVCIREALGHLRQIDHTVPKEFGEDNEDRHKCFLPVRSVWNGPHNVASGQEDVISNGSSSKSKHHTVTSTCQHAFFNILVSEKFALLCKLLLQNFQGIKADSIFDLKHINSRMKSGVYEDSPLLFSKDMQQVWRKLQGVGTELISLAKSLSDMSRSCKDQVGGSGYSTFEVGKNEFHTLESDSYPKLEQTEDCGVYTVYTCRHCGDKANGSDCLVCDSCEEMYHVSCIQPAVKGIPTKSWYCASCTACGIASPHENCEVCERLIASKSLVDGVGGENVPTNEETVELGDNSNYSTDDGIQLSEDNGDLNLCKVCGVVVVKGETVKICGHPYCMNKYYHVRCLTAGQLKLYGPRWYCPSCLCRACLTDKDDDKIVLCDGCDHAYHIYCLNPPLCSIPKGKWFCRKCDATIQMIRRAKRAYQKNEKQQDKKSEGSIKWNEKVDDGESEQGRGGMDVLLHAVKTLDHEKKMAATEIMRNFQDRQNL, encoded by the exons ATGGTGATAGCATGGAGTTCACTAGGGCGGCTCAATGTTCCAAGAATGAAGCCAATGGTTTTGAATTTGCGATATGTAATGATGTTGCCAAGAGCAGCTCCTCAGGGGCAAGTGAGGGTATTCGGACTTACAAGAGGCGGAGGCGTGAGAGGTGGAGTTGGGACAGCAAATCACAGGAAGATGGGAGAGCTAATGGGGAATCTTGGAGTCAAATGGTGGACCAGGTACCCTCTCTGGTTCTCTTCCTCTCTGCCTAAATATGTATGCAT TTTTTCTCATCAACCTGTGCTTGATTTCTTGAAGCGTCTAAAGCAACCGGTGGGCCCGGTTATACACAACACCTCTTCTGAGCAAGTCCATCTTCGAATAAATAGTTCTGATGATTGCTCAGGGAGACAGTGGAGAAATGCCGTACTGGAGCACATGTGTCAGTCAATAAGTGATGATGAAGGTGGTGTACAGGTGTGCATCAGAGAAGCCCTGGGCCATCTTCGACAGATTGATCATACAGTGCCTAAG GAATTTGGTGAAGATAATGAGGATCGGCACAAGTGTTTTCTGCCAGTACGGTCAGTCTGGAATGGACCTCATAATGTAGCCAGTGGGCAGGAGGATGTTATATCTAATGGCTCTTCAAGTAAATCAAAGCATCATACAGTCACTTCGACGTGCCAACATGCTTTTTTCAATATCTTAGTCTCAGAGAAGTTTGCTTTATTGTGCAAGCTGCTGTTACAAAATTTTCAAGGAATCAAGGCTGACAGCATTTTTGACCTTAAACACATAAACTCAAGGATGAAAAGTGGAGTTTATGAAGATTCACCGTTGCTCTTCTCAAAGGATATGCAACAG GTATGGAGAAAGCTTCAAGGGGTTGGTACGGAATTGATTTCCCTTGCAAAAAGCCTCTCGGACATGTCAAGGAGTTGCAAGGACCAG GTCGGAGGTTCAGGCTACAGCACGTTTGAAGTTGGGAAAAATGAG TTCCACACCTTGGAATCTGACTCTTATCCTAAACTGGAGCAGACAGAGGATTGTGGTGTATACACAGTATACACTTGCAGGCACTGTGGAGACAAGGCAAATGGGAGTGATTGTCTAGTATGTGATTCATGTGAGGAGATGTACCATGTATCTTGCATTCAGCCTGCTGTCAAAGGCATTCCTACAAAAAGTTGGTATTGTGCAAGTTGCACTGCTTGTGGTATTGCATCACCGCATGAGAATTGTGAAGTGTGTGAAAGGCTGATTGCCAGCAAAAGTCTAGTTGATGGAGTTGGCGGTGAAAATGTTCCTACAAATGAGGAAACAGTCGAGTTGGGAGATAACTCAAATTATAGTACAGATGATGGAATTCAACTATCTGAAGATAACGGCGACTTGAACCTTTGCAAAGTTTGTGGAGTTGTGGTAGTAAAGGGTGAGACAGTGAAAATATGTGGTCATCCATACTGCATGAACAAGTACTACCATGTGAGGTGTCTGACGGCAGGGCAGTTGAAGCTGTATGGTCCACGTTGGTACTGCCCTTCTTGTCTATGCAGAGCTTGTCTCACCGATAAAGATGATGATAAGATTGTTCTTTGTGATGGCTGCGACCATGCGTACCATATCTATTGCTTGAACCCACCACTCTGTTCCATTCCAAAAGGAAAATGGTTTTGCAGAAAATGTGATGCAACAATTCAGATGATACGCAGAGCAAAAAGGGCTtatcaaaaaaatgaaaagcaaCAGGATAAGAAAAGTGAAGGATCAATTAAGTGGAATGAAAAAGTTGATGATGGAGAATCAGAACAAGGTAGGGGGGGAATGGATGTGCTTCTGCATGCAGTCAAGACTCTAGATCATGAAAAGAAAATGGCTGCTACTGAGATAATGAGAAACTTTCAGGACAGACAGAATTTGTAG
- the LOC112172206 gene encoding PHD finger protein EHD3 isoform X3, whose protein sequence is MEFEEGKSNGDSMEFTRAAQCSKNEANGFEFAICNDVAKSSSSGASEGIRTYKRRRRERWSWDSKSQEDGRANGESWSQMVDQRLKQPVGPVIHNTSSEQVHLRINSSDDCSGRQWRNAVLEHMCQSISDDEGGVQVCIREALGHLRQIDHTVPKEFGEDNEDRHKCFLPVRSVWNGPHNVASGQEDVISNGSSSKSKHHTVTSTCQHAFFNILVSEKFALLCKLLLQNFQGIKADSIFDLKHINSRMKSGVYEDSPLLFSKDMQQVWRKLQGVGTELISLAKSLSDMSRSCKDQVGGSGYSTFEVGKNEFHTLESDSYPKLEQTEDCGVYTVYTCRHCGDKANGSDCLVCDSCEEMYHVSCIQPAVKGIPTKSWYCASCTACGIASPHENCEVCERLIASKSLVDGVGGENVPTNEETVELGDNSNYSTDDGIQLSEDNGDLNLCKVCGVVVVKGETVKICGHPYCMNKYYHVRCLTAGQLKLYGPRWYCPSCLCRACLTDKDDDKIVLCDGCDHAYHIYCLNPPLCSIPKGKWFCRKCDATIQMIRRAKRAYQKNEKQQDKKSEGSIKWNEKVDDGESEQGRGGMDVLLHAVKTLDHEKKMAATEIMRNFQDRQNL, encoded by the exons ggaaaaagCAATGGTGATAGCATGGAGTTCACTAGGGCGGCTCAATGTTCCAAGAATGAAGCCAATGGTTTTGAATTTGCGATATGTAATGATGTTGCCAAGAGCAGCTCCTCAGGGGCAAGTGAGGGTATTCGGACTTACAAGAGGCGGAGGCGTGAGAGGTGGAGTTGGGACAGCAAATCACAGGAAGATGGGAGAGCTAATGGGGAATCTTGGAGTCAAATGGTGGACCAG CGTCTAAAGCAACCGGTGGGCCCGGTTATACACAACACCTCTTCTGAGCAAGTCCATCTTCGAATAAATAGTTCTGATGATTGCTCAGGGAGACAGTGGAGAAATGCCGTACTGGAGCACATGTGTCAGTCAATAAGTGATGATGAAGGTGGTGTACAGGTGTGCATCAGAGAAGCCCTGGGCCATCTTCGACAGATTGATCATACAGTGCCTAAG GAATTTGGTGAAGATAATGAGGATCGGCACAAGTGTTTTCTGCCAGTACGGTCAGTCTGGAATGGACCTCATAATGTAGCCAGTGGGCAGGAGGATGTTATATCTAATGGCTCTTCAAGTAAATCAAAGCATCATACAGTCACTTCGACGTGCCAACATGCTTTTTTCAATATCTTAGTCTCAGAGAAGTTTGCTTTATTGTGCAAGCTGCTGTTACAAAATTTTCAAGGAATCAAGGCTGACAGCATTTTTGACCTTAAACACATAAACTCAAGGATGAAAAGTGGAGTTTATGAAGATTCACCGTTGCTCTTCTCAAAGGATATGCAACAG GTATGGAGAAAGCTTCAAGGGGTTGGTACGGAATTGATTTCCCTTGCAAAAAGCCTCTCGGACATGTCAAGGAGTTGCAAGGACCAG GTCGGAGGTTCAGGCTACAGCACGTTTGAAGTTGGGAAAAATGAG TTCCACACCTTGGAATCTGACTCTTATCCTAAACTGGAGCAGACAGAGGATTGTGGTGTATACACAGTATACACTTGCAGGCACTGTGGAGACAAGGCAAATGGGAGTGATTGTCTAGTATGTGATTCATGTGAGGAGATGTACCATGTATCTTGCATTCAGCCTGCTGTCAAAGGCATTCCTACAAAAAGTTGGTATTGTGCAAGTTGCACTGCTTGTGGTATTGCATCACCGCATGAGAATTGTGAAGTGTGTGAAAGGCTGATTGCCAGCAAAAGTCTAGTTGATGGAGTTGGCGGTGAAAATGTTCCTACAAATGAGGAAACAGTCGAGTTGGGAGATAACTCAAATTATAGTACAGATGATGGAATTCAACTATCTGAAGATAACGGCGACTTGAACCTTTGCAAAGTTTGTGGAGTTGTGGTAGTAAAGGGTGAGACAGTGAAAATATGTGGTCATCCATACTGCATGAACAAGTACTACCATGTGAGGTGTCTGACGGCAGGGCAGTTGAAGCTGTATGGTCCACGTTGGTACTGCCCTTCTTGTCTATGCAGAGCTTGTCTCACCGATAAAGATGATGATAAGATTGTTCTTTGTGATGGCTGCGACCATGCGTACCATATCTATTGCTTGAACCCACCACTCTGTTCCATTCCAAAAGGAAAATGGTTTTGCAGAAAATGTGATGCAACAATTCAGATGATACGCAGAGCAAAAAGGGCTtatcaaaaaaatgaaaagcaaCAGGATAAGAAAAGTGAAGGATCAATTAAGTGGAATGAAAAAGTTGATGATGGAGAATCAGAACAAGGTAGGGGGGGAATGGATGTGCTTCTGCATGCAGTCAAGACTCTAGATCATGAAAAGAAAATGGCTGCTACTGAGATAATGAGAAACTTTCAGGACAGACAGAATTTGTAG
- the LOC112172206 gene encoding PHD finger protein EHD3 isoform X2, with protein sequence MVIAWSSLGRLNVPRMKPMVLNLRYVMMLPRAAPQGQVRVFGLTRGGGVRGGVGTANHRKMGELMGNLGVKWWTRYPLWFSSSLPKYVCIFSHQPVLDFLKRLKQPVGPVIHNTSSEQVHLRINSSDDCSGRQWRNAVLEHMCQSISDDEGGVQVCIREALGHLRQIDHTVPKEFGEDNEDRHKCFLPVRSVWNGPHNVASGQEDVISNGSSSKSKHHTVTSTCQHAFFNILVSEKFALLCKLLLQNFQGIKADSIFDLKHINSRMKSGVYEDSPLLFSKDMQQVWRKLQGVGTELISLAKSLSDMSRSCKDQVGGSGYSTFEVGKNETEDCGVYTVYTCRHCGDKANGSDCLVCDSCEEMYHVSCIQPAVKGIPTKSWYCASCTACGIASPHENCEVCERLIASKSLVDGVGGENVPTNEETVELGDNSNYSTDDGIQLSEDNGDLNLCKVCGVVVVKGETVKICGHPYCMNKYYHVRCLTAGQLKLYGPRWYCPSCLCRACLTDKDDDKIVLCDGCDHAYHIYCLNPPLCSIPKGKWFCRKCDATIQMIRRAKRAYQKNEKQQDKKSEGSIKWNEKVDDGESEQGRGGMDVLLHAVKTLDHEKKMAATEIMRNFQDRQNL encoded by the exons ATGGTGATAGCATGGAGTTCACTAGGGCGGCTCAATGTTCCAAGAATGAAGCCAATGGTTTTGAATTTGCGATATGTAATGATGTTGCCAAGAGCAGCTCCTCAGGGGCAAGTGAGGGTATTCGGACTTACAAGAGGCGGAGGCGTGAGAGGTGGAGTTGGGACAGCAAATCACAGGAAGATGGGAGAGCTAATGGGGAATCTTGGAGTCAAATGGTGGACCAGGTACCCTCTCTGGTTCTCTTCCTCTCTGCCTAAATATGTATGCAT TTTTTCTCATCAACCTGTGCTTGATTTCTTGAAGCGTCTAAAGCAACCGGTGGGCCCGGTTATACACAACACCTCTTCTGAGCAAGTCCATCTTCGAATAAATAGTTCTGATGATTGCTCAGGGAGACAGTGGAGAAATGCCGTACTGGAGCACATGTGTCAGTCAATAAGTGATGATGAAGGTGGTGTACAGGTGTGCATCAGAGAAGCCCTGGGCCATCTTCGACAGATTGATCATACAGTGCCTAAG GAATTTGGTGAAGATAATGAGGATCGGCACAAGTGTTTTCTGCCAGTACGGTCAGTCTGGAATGGACCTCATAATGTAGCCAGTGGGCAGGAGGATGTTATATCTAATGGCTCTTCAAGTAAATCAAAGCATCATACAGTCACTTCGACGTGCCAACATGCTTTTTTCAATATCTTAGTCTCAGAGAAGTTTGCTTTATTGTGCAAGCTGCTGTTACAAAATTTTCAAGGAATCAAGGCTGACAGCATTTTTGACCTTAAACACATAAACTCAAGGATGAAAAGTGGAGTTTATGAAGATTCACCGTTGCTCTTCTCAAAGGATATGCAACAG GTATGGAGAAAGCTTCAAGGGGTTGGTACGGAATTGATTTCCCTTGCAAAAAGCCTCTCGGACATGTCAAGGAGTTGCAAGGACCAG GTCGGAGGTTCAGGCTACAGCACGTTTGAAGTTGGGAAAAATGAG ACAGAGGATTGTGGTGTATACACAGTATACACTTGCAGGCACTGTGGAGACAAGGCAAATGGGAGTGATTGTCTAGTATGTGATTCATGTGAGGAGATGTACCATGTATCTTGCATTCAGCCTGCTGTCAAAGGCATTCCTACAAAAAGTTGGTATTGTGCAAGTTGCACTGCTTGTGGTATTGCATCACCGCATGAGAATTGTGAAGTGTGTGAAAGGCTGATTGCCAGCAAAAGTCTAGTTGATGGAGTTGGCGGTGAAAATGTTCCTACAAATGAGGAAACAGTCGAGTTGGGAGATAACTCAAATTATAGTACAGATGATGGAATTCAACTATCTGAAGATAACGGCGACTTGAACCTTTGCAAAGTTTGTGGAGTTGTGGTAGTAAAGGGTGAGACAGTGAAAATATGTGGTCATCCATACTGCATGAACAAGTACTACCATGTGAGGTGTCTGACGGCAGGGCAGTTGAAGCTGTATGGTCCACGTTGGTACTGCCCTTCTTGTCTATGCAGAGCTTGTCTCACCGATAAAGATGATGATAAGATTGTTCTTTGTGATGGCTGCGACCATGCGTACCATATCTATTGCTTGAACCCACCACTCTGTTCCATTCCAAAAGGAAAATGGTTTTGCAGAAAATGTGATGCAACAATTCAGATGATACGCAGAGCAAAAAGGGCTtatcaaaaaaatgaaaagcaaCAGGATAAGAAAAGTGAAGGATCAATTAAGTGGAATGAAAAAGTTGATGATGGAGAATCAGAACAAGGTAGGGGGGGAATGGATGTGCTTCTGCATGCAGTCAAGACTCTAGATCATGAAAAGAAAATGGCTGCTACTGAGATAATGAGAAACTTTCAGGACAGACAGAATTTGTAG
- the LOC112171663 gene encoding uncharacterized protein LOC112171663, with translation MALSEFTFKYVAQKSVKGQGLAQFLVEIEDMENVEIDTAQVGQLYHEPWLLYFDGSSTSDSAGAGIVIKSPTGQKHQYAFKLDFNCTNNQAEYEALIIGLEVLEELGATRVKVFGDSLLVINQMLRVFRCSNLSLATYYAAAQQLLSCFHDVEFHHLPRELNREANEMAQIASGVSIPAGQTNKIITIERKSLPSLAERGMPADVFELDVPLGDWRFYIIQHLLMKTDGGGSRKIRMLSSKFIIKNGELLRKSPDDDLLLRCLGSEDAQLVMDEVHEGICGAHQAGIKMRWLIRRHGYYWPTILKDCIEYARGCAPCQLHGSIQRVPAFPMNPIVKPWPFRGWAMDIIGQISPPSSKQHRWILVATDYFTKWVEAVPFTSISSAEVIKFIEQNIIHRFGIPETITTDRGSVFIAEAVIKRMAEYKMTMQQSTPYYAQANGQAEATNKVPIQIMDKMIQENPRDWHNLLSETLWAYRTSKRSATGTTPFALTYGHATILPMEMTVRSLRVAMQNNLTADEYSQAMLQELEDLDQARLDAYDRLQAQKKAVARAYNKKTRYKSFGEGELVWKAVLPIGTKDPRFGKWSPNWEGPFIIDKVLGKGAYHLRDKDGERHAMPINGQYLKKYYPTMWEARAAE, from the coding sequence ATGGCGCTTTCTGAATTTACTTTCAAATACGTGGCTCAGAAGTCAGTCAAAGGCCAGGGGTTGGCTCAATTTCTTGTTGAAATTGAAGATATGGAGAACGTTGAAATAGATACTGCACAAGTTGGCCAGTTATATCACGAGCCTTGGCTACTatattttgatggctcaagcACCAGTGACTCCGCCGGGGCAGGAATAGTGATTAAATCTCCAACCGGCCAAAAGCATCAATATGCCTTCAAACTGGACTTTAACTGCACAAACAACCAGGCTGAATATGAAGCCTTAATAATTGGCCTGGAAGTATTGGAAGAGCTTGGAGCAACAAGAGTTAAGGTGTTTGGGGACTCACTATTAGTCATCAATCAAATGCTCCGGGTTTTTAGATGTTCAAATCTCTCGTTGGCCACTTATTATGCCGCCGCACAACAACTTCTTAGTTGTTTTCATGATGTGGAATTTCACCATCTTCCGCGAGAACTCAATCGTGAAGCGAATGAAATGGCTCAAATTGCTTCCGGCGTCAGCATTCCAGCAGGCCAGACTAACAAAATCATcacaattgagagaaaatcgttgcCATCTTTGGCCGAGAGGGGTATGCCGGCCGATGTCTTTGAGCTTGACGTGCCACTTGGTGATTGGAGATTTTACATAATCCAACACCTTTTGATGAAAACTGATGGCGGTGGGAGCCGAAAAATTAGAATGTTGTCTAGcaagttcataattaaaaatgGTGAACTGCTAAGGAAAAGTCCTGATGATGACCTTCTTCTTCGTTGCCTCGGCTCCGAAGATGCCCAGCTAGTAATGGATGAAGTTCATGAGGGTATTTGCGGAGCACACCAGGCTGGGATAAAAATGAGATGGTTAATTAGGAGACATGGCTACTACTGGCCAACTATTCTTAAAGACTGTATTGAGTATGCTCGAGGATGTGCTCCATGCCAACTTCACGGGTCCATTCAGAGAGTTCCTGCTTTCCCCATGAATCCAATAGTGAAGCCATGGCCTTTTCGGGGCTGGGCAATGGATATAATTGGCCAAATCTCTCCCCCATCTTCCAAACAGCACAGATGGATACTGGTAGCCACAGACTACTTTACAAAATGGGTTGAGGCCGTTCCATTCACCTCCATAAGTAGTGCCGAGGTGATCAAATTCATTGAGCAAAACATCATTCACCGCTTCGGTATTCCAGAAACTATAACAACTGACCGAGGATCGGTATTCATAGCTGAAGCCGTCATCAAACGGATGGCCGAGTATAAGATGACAATGCAGCAATCGACACCCTATTATGCTCAGGCTAATGGACAGGCTGAGGCCACAAACAAGGTCCCCATCCAAATTATGGATAAGATGATTCAGGAAAATCCGCGTGATTGGCACAATCTTCTATCAGAAACTTTATGGGCTTATCGGACCTCCAAACGCTCGGCTACAGGGACAACTCCCTTTGCTCTGACTTATGGACATGCTACAATTTTACCGATGGAAATGACAGTCAGATCATTGAGAGTCGCAATGCAAAATAATCTCACAGCCGACGAATATAGTCAGGCAATGTTGCAAGAACTAGAAGATCTTGACCAGGCGCGGTTGGATGCATATGATCGGCTTCAAGCTCAAAAGAAGGCTGTCGCTCGTGCTTACAATAAAAAGACCAGATACAAGAGTTTTGGGGAAGGCGAGCTGGTATGGAAAGCAGTGTTACCCATCGGCACGAAGGATCCTAGATTTGgaaaatggtcaccaaattgggAGGGTCCGTTTATTATTGACAAAGTTCTCGGCAAAGGAGCATATCATTTACGAGATAAAGATGGCGAACGACACGCAATGCCCATTAATGGCCAATACCTAAAGAAATATTATCCCACAATGTGGGAAGCGCGAGCTGCTGAATAA